Genomic window (Tardiphaga sp. vice304):
GCGATGGCGAAGTTGTTGATGAAGGAGCGCAGCGCCGCGCCTTCCTTGTGCATGTCGATAAAAATCTCGCCGATCCGGCCGTCATCATATTCGCCGGTGCGGACATAGACCTTGTGGCCGCCGACGACCGCCTTCTGGGTGTAGCCCTTGCGGCGATCCGGCATCTTCTCGCGCTCGCGCATCACCACGATGCGCTCGACCAGGCGCTCCACGACTTTCTCGGCGACGTGCGCGGTGCGCGCCGCCATCGGCTTCTCCATGAAGCTCTCGATGCCGTCCTCGTCCTCGTCATCATCGGAGATGAGCTGCGAGTTCAGCGGCTGCGACAGTTTCGAGCCGTCGCGGTACAGCGCGTTGGCCTTCAGCGCCAGCTTCCAGGAGAGCAGATAGGCGTCCTTGCAATCCTCGACGGTGGCGTCGTTCGGCATGTTGATGGTCTTGGAGATCGCGCCCGAGATGAACGGCTGCGACGCCGCCATCATGCGGATGTGGCTTTCCACCGAGAGGTAGCGCTTGCCGATCTTGCCGCAGGGATTGGCGCAGTCGAACACGTTGTAGTGCTCGGCCTTCAGGTGCGGGGCGCCTTCCACGGTCATCGCGCCGCAGATGTGCACGTTGGCCGCTTCGATCTCGCGCTTGGAGAAGCCGACGGCGGCCAAGAGGTCGAAGCCGGGGGCCGCGATCGCTTCCGGCGCGATCTTCAACGTGTCGCGGAGGAAGTCTTCGCCAAACGTCCACTTGTTGAAGGCGAACTTGATGTCGAAGGCGGTCGGCAAGGCTGCCTCGACCTTCTTCAGCGCTTCGTCGGTAAAGCCCTTGGCCTTCAGCGTCGAGACGTTGATGCCGGGCGCGTTGCTCAGCGAGCCATGGCCGACCGCATAGGCCTCGATCTCGGCGATCTCGCTCTCGCGATAGCCGAGCACGCGGAGTGCTGCGGGCACGGCGCGGTTGATGATCTTCCAGTAGCCGCCACCGGCGAGCTTCTTGAACTTCACCAGTGCGAAGTCGGGCTCGATGCCGGTGGTGTCGCAATCCATGACGAGGCCGATGGTGCCGGTCGGCGCCACGACCGTGGTCTGGGCGTTGCGGTAGCCGTGTAGTTCGCCGAGTTCGAGCGCGAGATCCCAGGCCGCCTTGGCGTGGGTGACGATGTCGGCCTGCGGGCAGGAGGCGTGGTCGAGCGGCACCGGATTGACGGCGAGGCCTTCATAGCCGCGGGATTCGGCATGCGCCGCGCGGCGATGGTTGCGGATCACGCGCAGCATGTGGGCTGCGTTCTTCTTGTAGCCGGGGAACGGGCCGAGTTCTTTCGCCATCTCAGCCGACGTCGCATAGGACACGCCGGTCATGACCGCGGTGAGGGCACCGCACAGCGCACGACCTTCCTTGGAGTCGTAGGACAGGCCCATCGACATCAGCAGGCCGCCGATGTTGGCATAGCCGAGGCCAAGGGTGCGGAATTCGAACGACAGCTCCGCAATCGGCTTCGACGGGAACTGCGCCATCATGACGGAGATCTCGAGCACCATGGTCCACAGGCGGCAGAGGTGCTCGTAGGCGTCGATGTCGAAGCGGTTGGTCGCGACATCGTGGAACGTCAGCAAATTGGCCGAGGCCAGGTTGCAGGCTGTGTCGTCGAGGAACATGTATTCGGAGCAGGGGTTGCTGGCGCGGATGTCGCCCGACGACTTGCAGGTGTGCCAGTCGTTCATTGTGGTGTTGAAGTGCAGGCCGGGATCGGCCGAGGCCCAGGCGGCGTAGCCGATCTTCTCCCAGAGGTCACGCGCCTTCAGCGTCTTCATGACCTTGCCGTCCTTGCGGGCGATCAGGTCCCAATTTCCATTGGTCTCCACCGCGCGCAGGAAGTCGTCCTTCAGCGAGACGGAATTGTTGGAGTTCTGGCCGGCGACGGTGAGGTAGGCCTCCGAATCCCAGTCGGTGTCGTAGACCGGGAAGTCGATCTCCTTGTAGCCCTGGCGGGCGTACTGGATGACGCGCTTGATGACATTGTCATTGACCAGCGAGCGGCGCGCGAGCTTGATCTCGCGGCGCAGCGCCGGGTTCTTCTCGGGATCGAAGCAGTCGTCGCCGGAGCCTTCGCAATTGACGCAGGCCTTCAGGATCGCCTTGAGGTGCTTCTGGTTCATCTTCGAACCGGTGACGAGGGCCGCGACCTTCTGCTCTTCCTTCACCTTCCAGTCGATATAGGCTTCGATATCCGGATGGTCGGCGTCGACCACCACCATCTTGGCGGCGCGGCGCGTGGTGCCGCCCGACTTGATCGCGCCCGCGGCGCGGTCGCCGATCTTCAGGAACGACATCAGGCCGGAGGAGCGTCCGCCGCCCGACAGCTTCTCGCCTTCGCCGCGCAGGCGGGAGAAGTTGGAACCGGTGCCGGAGCCGTACTTGAACAGACGGGCTTCGCGGACCCAGAGGTCCATGATGCCGCCTTCATTGACCAGATCGTCCTCGACGCCCTGAATGAAGCAGGCGTGCGGCTGCGGGTGCTCGTAGGACGATTTCGACTTGGTCAGCTTGCCGGTCTTCCAGTCGACGTAATAATGGCCCTGGCCGGGACCGTCGATGCCATAGGCCCAGTGCAGGCCGGTGTTGAACCACTGCGGCGAATTCGGCGCGACCATCTGCTTGGCGAGCATGTAGCGCAGCTCGTCGTGGAAGGCGTGCGCGTCTTCCTCGGAAGTGAAGTACGAGCCCTTCCAGCCCCAATAGGTCCAGCAGCCGGCGAGGCGGTCGAACACCTGCTTGGACGACAGCTCCGAGACGAAGCGCTCTTTCTCGGGCAGGACGGCCAGCGCCTCGGTGTCGGGCACCGAGCGCCACAGCCACGACGGCACGGTCTCTTCCTCGACCTTCTTCAGGCGGGCGGCGACGCCGGCCTTGCGGAAATATTTCTGCGCCAGCACGTCGGAGGCAACCTGCGACCAGGAATCGGGGACTTCGACATTCTCCAGCTTGAACACCACGGAGCCGTCCGGGTTGCGGATCTCGGAGGTCGTGTGACGGAAGTTGATCCCGGCATAGGGCGACTGGTCCGTGGTGGTGTAGCGGCGATTGATCTTCATGGTCGTGCCCCGTCTGTGCCGACAAGCCCCCAGGGGGGCGCCGGCGGTTGCATTGCTGTCGCGATCCCCGAAAGGGACCGTATGTTGATTTCGGAGCATGCGTTGGCCGGCGTGCCGGCCACCCGGAAGTGCCGGGGTCATGCTCAACGCGTTACCGTGCCACCCGAGCCATTGTTCGGCTCATCGTGACCACCAAAAGGTCGCCCGTTCAGGGACAGACCGACCCATCCCCGAAAGCTGACAAGGCTGTCGGAGCGGTCATTCTGGAACCCTTTTGGGGAGCGTCCGGATGCCTATCTCGCTACCCGCACCGGACGTTTCGAAAACTAGGCCGACTCCCTGCACCCGTCAAGAACTAGTACGAGTTCCTAAACCAATTACTAAATATGGTGGGAAGCGGGGCTTGGAGGGCACCCGATTGCTGGCAAGTATCGGTGAGTCCTCACGGAATCGGAAGCCGAATTATTTCAATTTGTCCGGGTTGTCGAAGCTGCGCCCGTTGTTCACAGGCCAACTTTATTTTGTCATCGAACCATTGCTTTTGCGAGACTCAGGCGGGGCGGCAAGGGTGTGCAAAAGGCCAGTCGCGGTTCCCCGCGAGGCAGGCTGGAGCGCGTGGTCTTCTAGGCCCGCATGGCCGGGCGGAACCGCCTCAGGCCCGGATCGATCGTGCCGGGTTGCTCGAGGGCACGACCGATCGTACCGGCGATCGCGTTCGCCTGCAGCGCGTGGTCGGTCGGCACATGGAGCACCCGCGCGATGCCCTGCGTCGCCAGCACCGCGGCCATCGCGGGGGGCATTCCGGCGGTGTCGACCAGCGCGTCGATCGGGCCATGGCAGGCCTCGGCGATCAGCAGGAACGCCCGCAGGCTGCCGCGGCTCGTGACGTCGAGTTCTTGGTAGCTCGCGCTGCCGGCCCGCGTGATCGCGCCAGCCAGCGCCGCAAGCCGGTCGAGGCTTCGGCCGCCGAGCATCACCTTGTAGCCCTGCGACGCCAGATGGCGGGCGATGGCTTCGCCGATCGCGCTGCCGGAATCGGTGATCAGGACGAGTTTGCGCGAGATGCAGGAGGGGGGGTCATGGCAGGCTCCGCCGGGGCTGTGCGGGAGCGCGCTCCCGGCCGTTGCTTATGCCGGCAGATGCCGTTCCGGCGTTATCGCGATCCTGCGAGATTCATGCACGATCCTGCAAAACGACCCGTCGCAGTTCAGCCGCGAATACAGCCGCCTGTACGGCCAGTCGCCGCTGCGCGACGCCAGCGCCGCGCGGCTGCAGGTGGCGGCGGAGTAGCGAGGCCCCTCC
Coding sequences:
- a CDS encoding SDR family oxidoreductase; this translates as MSRKLVLITDSGSAIGEAIARHLASQGYKVMLGGRSLDRLAALAGAITRAGSASYQELDVTSRGSLRAFLLIAEACHGPIDALVDTAGMPPAMAAVLATQGIARVLHVPTDHALQANAIAGTIGRALEQPGTIDPGLRRFRPAMRA
- a CDS encoding vitamin B12-dependent ribonucleotide reductase; translated protein: MKINRRYTTTDQSPYAGINFRHTTSEIRNPDGSVVFKLENVEVPDSWSQVASDVLAQKYFRKAGVAARLKKVEEETVPSWLWRSVPDTEALAVLPEKERFVSELSSKQVFDRLAGCWTYWGWKGSYFTSEEDAHAFHDELRYMLAKQMVAPNSPQWFNTGLHWAYGIDGPGQGHYYVDWKTGKLTKSKSSYEHPQPHACFIQGVEDDLVNEGGIMDLWVREARLFKYGSGTGSNFSRLRGEGEKLSGGGRSSGLMSFLKIGDRAAGAIKSGGTTRRAAKMVVVDADHPDIEAYIDWKVKEEQKVAALVTGSKMNQKHLKAILKACVNCEGSGDDCFDPEKNPALRREIKLARRSLVNDNVIKRVIQYARQGYKEIDFPVYDTDWDSEAYLTVAGQNSNNSVSLKDDFLRAVETNGNWDLIARKDGKVMKTLKARDLWEKIGYAAWASADPGLHFNTTMNDWHTCKSSGDIRASNPCSEYMFLDDTACNLASANLLTFHDVATNRFDIDAYEHLCRLWTMVLEISVMMAQFPSKPIAELSFEFRTLGLGYANIGGLLMSMGLSYDSKEGRALCGALTAVMTGVSYATSAEMAKELGPFPGYKKNAAHMLRVIRNHRRAAHAESRGYEGLAVNPVPLDHASCPQADIVTHAKAAWDLALELGELHGYRNAQTTVVAPTGTIGLVMDCDTTGIEPDFALVKFKKLAGGGYWKIINRAVPAALRVLGYRESEIAEIEAYAVGHGSLSNAPGINVSTLKAKGFTDEALKKVEAALPTAFDIKFAFNKWTFGEDFLRDTLKIAPEAIAAPGFDLLAAVGFSKREIEAANVHICGAMTVEGAPHLKAEHYNVFDCANPCGKIGKRYLSVESHIRMMAASQPFISGAISKTINMPNDATVEDCKDAYLLSWKLALKANALYRDGSKLSQPLNSQLISDDDEDEDGIESFMEKPMAARTAHVAEKVVERLVERIVVMREREKMPDRRKGYTQKAVVGGHKVYVRTGEYDDGRIGEIFIDMHKEGAALRSFINNFAIAVSLGLQYGVPLEEYVDAFTFTRFEPAGPVQGNDSIKYATSILDYVFRELAVSYMGRFDLAHVDPTETHFDALGKGVAEGKEPAGHNKYVSKGLTRSRTDNLVVMRSEPAPSTEGGARSQGASNVTALASGHAATAQGPAGTATALKTAEPDRALSPTEKLEAQAWSKPGTAAAAAQPSKAERREEAKAKGYEGEMCGECGHFSLVRNGTCMKCDTCGSTTGCS